The sequence CGGCATCTCGGATCGAGCCCGGGACGAACGTCCTCGTGACGGGCCCGCCGATGACCGGAAAGCGAAGCCTCGCTTACGAAATTCTCCTCGAGGGTGCGGTCCGGGGTGACGGTTCGATCGTCGTCTCGACGAAAGATAGCGCCGAGAACGTACTCGAGGAATTTACCTCACGAGCGGACGCGTCCGACGCAGACGTGGGGGTCGTCGACTGCGTCACGAAACAACGCGGCGTCGGGACGGTCGATGACGACCCTCGGGTCAAGTACGCGTCCTCGCCAGTCGACATGACCGGGATCGGGATCAAGCTCTCGGAGTTTTTACAGGATTTTTACGAGGATCGGGGCGTTACGGAGAACCGGGTTCTGTTGCACTCTGTCTCGACGCTCCTGATGTACTCCGATCTGCAGACCGTGTTTCGATTCCTCCACGTGTTCACCGGTCGGATTCAGAGCGCGGACGCTCTCGGTCTGTACGTCATCGACTCGACGGCACACGACGACCAGACCATGAACACGCTGAAACAGCTGTTCGACGGCCTCATCACCGTCGACGAGGGCGACGGCGACGAACCGGCCATCGACACCGTCGGCCTCTGATCTGGCCCGTAGTCCGTCGGTTCTCGGGACCCTGACGTGGAGCGTTTATACCGGACAGGTACGTAGCCCACCGCATGCCACTCGAGGAAGACGACGAGATCGAGGCGGTGCTCGAGTACGAGACGGTTGCGGTCGTCGGCTGTTCGACGACGCCGGGGAAGGCGGCCCACGACGTGCCGGCGTACCTCGCCGAACACGGGTACGAGGTGATCCCCGTCAATCCCTACGCTGACGAGGTGCTCGATCGGGAGGCGGTCGACTCGCTGTTGGCAGTCGACGAGGAGATCGACGTGGTCTGCGTCTTCAGGCCCAGCGAAGAGGTCGACGGAATCGTCGATGCAGCCCTCGAGCGAGACGACGTGTCGGTGATCTGGACGCAACTGGGTATTCGTGACGACGACGCCGCCGCGCGGGCAGAAGCCGACGGTCGGTCGGTCGTCCAGGACCGGTGTATGAAGGTCGAACATCGACGACTCGCAGCCTGAGGAAATCGAAGTCGCCGCTATCGGATCGACACCTGAGGGCACCGACAGAGACTTACCGGCAAGCGCAGTACGACAACTGAGACCATGTGTGACCAGTTCGGGGACTGTTCGAACGACGGGACCTGCCAGCTCGTCCTCAGAAACCGGCAGACGGGGATGGAACTGGTCGAGCATCACTGCAAGGCCCACCTCGTCCTGCGGGTCTGGGAGGTCGAACGCGACGACGCGTTCGAGGTCGTCGACGCGCGGACACTCGACTGGTCGCCGGACGCGACAGATCCGTTCGACGTCCCAGCCGACGACGACTCTTCCGACGATGGGCAACCGCTCGAGCGTCACGGACCAGTCGTCGGGCCGGTTCGTGAGCCGTCAGCCGAGATCACTGACGCGGACGAGTGATCGGGGAGAAACGCCGAGCGTGTTCTGGGTCAGTCAGCGGTCGCGTCTTCGCTCTCCTCGCGTTCGTCGGTCGAGGCGTCCTCGCTCGCCTCGGGGTCGTCCGGGTCTGGGGCCGTCTCCGGTTCGTCTGCGTCGTCGATCGCAGCGTCGGCGAGGATCGCGTCGGCGTCGAGTCCCTGTTCTTCTGCGATCGCCAGCAGTAACGCTCGCTGTTCGGTGACCTGATGGTCCAGCCGCTTGACGGTGTCGTGGGTGTCGTCGACCTCGCCCTCGAGGTTGACGATCCGTTGCTGGAGTTGCTGGACCTGCTTGTACATCGCTTCGGCGCTCTCTGAGAGGGTTTGAATCTTCTTTGCGGTGCTGCCGAGTCCCATGGTCGAGCGATGTTTCGGCTGGCTAATGGGCCTTTTCCTCTCTGTCACGCCTCGAGCGACGATAGACTGTCCACTGGTACCCTACTACATTATGGGGTCGCGTGGTTCTTTCACCGCTGGGCGTCCATTCCGGAGGGATGGTTCCCAGAGAGCGCTGGACGTCCGAGTGGGCGGAATGCAGGTCGCGCTCGTCTTGGGAGCGTACGACGTCGTCCTGATCGTCCTCGCCGTACCGCTGTCGTCGAAAGAGCGAGGCGAGTCGGGGGCCACAGACCACGGCGACCTCGAGTGACCGTCCGTCACCGCGGAGCAAATCAACTGAAATGCGTCGAACGATTCCATCCTGCTGAACCCAGATGGAGCGGCGGAGCGAACGGGTGAGACGACTGCTGTGGATTGCTGAGGACCCGATCGCAGTCTGGCGATTTTGGAGGCGAAAGGTCCTTAAGTGCCAGGCGTCTACGGGTAGATGGATAGGTCGGGCAGTTTGGCCCTGCTCACAACCCGCGCTATGGTCATTAGCGGGGACCGAAGGCCGCGGGCGTCCGGTCAGACCGACCGGGGCCCCGGGAGCCAACAGAGAAGCCTCGTCCGTCGGGGACAGCGGTCCACGGTGGCCGTCCGCAGGGACGTCCCATCGTGGTTAACCGGCGACAGCCCATCAGGCGCGGAAGCGAGCAGTGGACCGCCGGACACCTGTCGCTCGACGGGTCGCGGGGTGGAGAAGGCAACCGGGATTCCCCCGGTCGGAACGCCGGGCAATCGCGGAATCCACCATTCATAATTCATACCGATCATTGACGCGACGCGAGCGACGTCGTTCGCGCGACCCCACGTCGATCGCTGTCCCGATCTCGGTTCTGTCGCCGCAACTGGCAAACGGACGGATAACCGCGGCGCGCCGCCTCGAGAGTGTCACTCCTGGGGCGTCAGCCGAACGATCGGTGCGTCCCCGTCGTCGACGGCGACGTAGACGTCACCGGTATCCGGGGCCACCACGACGTCCCTGATTCGCCAGCCTCGGCCCTCGAGCAGACGATCTTTCTCCGAGACGTCGGTTCCGTCGACGCTGAAGCGACCGAGGTACTGTCCAGCGAGATTTCCGACGAGGAGGTCGCCCTGCCACTCCGGGAAAGTATCGCCGTCGTAGAACGTCATTCCCGCCGGTGGAAATCCACCGGAGCCACACTTCCAGTAGTAGACGGGGTCGACCACGTCGTCGCGGTCGGCCGGCTCGTCACCGATGGGTTCGTCGGTCCCGTACGCACAGCCGTAGTGAGCGATCGGCCAGCCGTAGTTGCTGCCAGCCTCGAGCACGTTGAGTTCGTCGCCGTCTTCTTCACCGTGTTCGCTCTGCCAGAGTTCGTCCGTTTCGGGGTGGACCGTCATCCCCTGGGCGTTCCGGTGACCGTAGGTGTAGATGGCGTCGACGGCATCTTCATCGTCGACGAACGGGTTGTCGTCCGGGATCGAACCGTCGGGCTCGAGCCGGAGCGTCGTCCCGAGGTCGTTTGAGCGGTCCTGAGAGACGTGCTCGGCGTCGAAGCCGTCTTCCCGTCGGTCGCCGACCGAGACGTACAGCCGGTCGTCGGGGCCGAAGACGGCGCGTGAGCCGAAGTGGCCGCTCGAGTCGAGCCACGGCTCGGCGACGTACAGTTCGGTGCCGTCGGTGAGTTCGGGGTCGTCTCCGTCGTCGGCCTCGAGTCGGGCGCGGCCGACTGCCGTCGTCGACTCGCCGTCGTCGTTCGCGATCGAGTACGTCAGGTACACCCGCGGGTCGTCCGGAAAGTCGGGGTGGAGTGCGACGTCGAGCAACCCACCCTGTCCCGTCACGTAGACGACCGGCGCACCGTCGACTTCGGTGTGGCTCCCCCCTTCGCGGTCCACCAGTGAGAGCCGACCCTCGCGCTCGGTGACGAGCAGTCGCGAGTCCCCGGGAACGATGGCCATCGCCCACGGGTGTGCGAGCCCGTCGACGACCGTCTCGACCGCGAACGGGTCGTCGACGCTCGTCTCGAGGGCATCGACACAGCCGGCGAGTGCCGCAGTGAGTCCGCCGCCGATGGCTGCGAGCGCGCCTCGACGTGTGGACCCGGGGCCGGTCCTCGAGCGGGGTTCGCGCCGAGGTCGAGGGCGCTCCTGACTCGGTTCCATGACCGACGCTGGTTCCCGTAGTGGGTAAAATCCGTCGCCCGTCCCTGCGTGCCAGTTATCGTCGGATGGGACGGCCTCGCTGTGGCCGGTCGCGCTCGCACTGGTCGCTCTCGCTGGGGCTTCAGCCCGAGCCGACCTGCCGAACCTGTTCGGATGACAAAGTATACACCGTTCTCGAAAAAACGGTCTACCAATGGATCGGCAGCGAATCGCGCTCGGTCTCGTCGTGCTGGCAGCGACGGTCACCCTCGCTGGCTGTAGCGCCATCAGTATTCCCGGGGCCGACGGGACCAGCGGGGAGCCCGACCCGGTCGACGTCTTCGAGGGTGCGTTCGTCCACAGCGACGACCTCGAGGCCGTCAGCGGCGAGCGGACGATGCTCGTGTCAGACGGCGAGGCGACCACGAGTGAAACCGTCGCGGTCGCCGAACGACCGTACGTCGAGTACCGCAGCGAGGTGCTCGAGTCGGCAGTTCCCGACCGCGAGGGGGACGTCTACGTCTCGAACGCGACGGGGTCGTGGTGGTACTATCCCGACTCGAACGTCGTCCACGAATATCGGGCCGACGAGCCGTACGATAGCGACGAGGTCCGGGCCGCCCGGGCCGACGAAGCCGACCGACAGGCGGACCTCTACGACGTCGAGTACCTCGGAACCGAAACCGTCGCCGACCGCGAGGCCCACGTCGTCGACGTGACGGCGGCAAACGAAACCGTCACCGAGGGGCTCTCCTTGCTCGTCGGCGACACCGAGTTCGTCTTCGCCCTCGAGACCGTGAACCCGGAAGCTGAACTCGAGGTCGTCGAGCAACGCCTCTGGATCGACGTCGAGTACGACTACCCGCTCCGCGAGGAGGTCGTCATCGAGGACGACGACGGGACCGAGTACCTGCTCCGAGAGTGGTTCGAGTCGGTCGACTTCGAAGACGACGTCGACGACGAGACGTTCGTGTTCGAGCCGCCGGCGAATGCGACCGTCCACGAGTGACGGTGGGAAATCTCGAGCAGCGGGTACCAGCTATCGGTAGAAAACGGCGGTGTGTCCGCGGGTCTCGAACAGCTCTGCGTCGACGCGGTCGGCGAGGGTCTCTGCTTTCTCTTCGGTCGAGCTGCCGGATCGAGCCGCCCGGAGGAACTTCACCTTCACGAGGTCTTCGTTCGTGAGTTGGTCGTCGAGTTCGTCGACGACGGCTTCGATGCCACTCTTGCCAACCCAGACGGTGACGTCCAGATCGTGGGCGCGACGTTTGCGCTCCTGCTGGTCCATAGCCCGTCTAGCGGTGCCGACGGTTTGAATGTTCTCGAACGGATCGCTCGAGACGGAACCAGCCACGGTCGACTGGTCAGTATCCTAACGTTCATGATGGTTGATTCCGAACGAATAGGTGCGCACGAAAGTGCGCGAAGCCGGAGTGCACGCCTCCAAGCTACACACTCCGGCTCTAACACAGCCCCCGCGTAGCGGGAGCAATCCACCATTGACACCGGCGAAATAAAGACCTGCCGACGTCCACTCGAGTCAGCCGGAGCCTGTTCTGGTTCTCGAGCGTGGTTGCCTCCCGCCACGTCGGGTGCGATCACCACACACCATGCCCAGACCCGCCACGATCCATTGCGACTGTGGAACCGACGTTCGAACGGAGCCGACTGTCGGTGTCGTCACCTGTCCCGATTGCGACTCGAGGTTCGCCGCGAGAATCGTCGAACTGCCCAGCGACCACGACGGCTCGAGTCCGTTTCCCGGGATACGCTCGACTCGCGGGCCTTGACCTCCTCCCACGGCTGAACAGTAGTTGCTGATTCGATCAGGAAAGCCGCAAGGATTGGAGTGTCGTTCTCAACTCCGGCTTCGTGAAACCGTTCTCAGTGCTGTCCAGAGAGCGTAACAGCTGTCGAAGCGTTTCCTCAGCCTTGTTCTTCCAGTCTTACCAGTACTGAGGGGCGTACTGACTCGGGCTGCTCAGCCCGAGTCAGTCGCCGAGATAACCGCTACCCGTACGGTATTTGCCCGAGAAACGCGCGAAACAGGGCGGTCGGGACGACTGGATCCGTCCCGACCGCCCGGCGGGACGTCACGAGCAGGTTCGTCAACACCCACAGATTGTACAGCGCGACGGCGAACAGGAAGTAAAAGAGCCGTACTGAGAACGTCGGTGACGACGTTCTCGGGAGAAACTCCGTAATCTTGCGATAGGACGTTTCGATTCCCCAACGACGGCGATATGCTTCAGCCAGTGGCCGGGCGATCTCGACGTCAGTGCCGACGTCGAGATCGCGGTTGGTAACCAGACAGAAGTGGTCGTCATTTCGTGTTCGATGCGGAACGACGACGAGCCGGACTGTCGTTCGGCCCGTCGGCGGATTCGACCGAGCCATCTCGTACTCTGCAATGAACGTGTCGCTGTCGTGGTCATCAATAAATTGCTGTACCTTTTGTGTTTGCGGCGCACGCATGAGGAACTCAACGTCGAGTTCTTCGAGCGCTAGGGCGAGGTGAACACGATAGAAGCCACGATCGAGATAAAGGCGGTTGATTTCGACATACTCGCGGACGTCTGAGACGAGTTGGCGGAGTGCATCCGCCAACTCGTCGGTATCGCTGCCCTCCAAGGCTACCGATCCAAGCGTGAAACGGACGCTCGGATCGACGATACAGACGGTAGCGAACTTGTACGCGCGATCGGTGCCCTGCGCTGGATTCGTTGTACAGACGTGAGGAGTCTCTTTGTCCCCGTAATAGAGCCAGTCGTGAACGTCGATTGCGACGTCTACTGGCCTGGTAAACACGCGGTTGCGAGCGGCTTCGTCGAGGATTGCGTCGCGGACGCGGTCGAACTGATCGTCGACCGCGTCCGCGTCGAGTCCACGTAGATGGTAGAGGAGCGCTCGTGCGAGCGGATTTCGAGCGGTTGCGTCAATGGCGATATCGTCGCCACGGGCGAGCTGATAGGCTTTCGCACCAGTATTGGCGAATTCATTGTCGAATGCGATCCGAGCGAGGACTTGCTGGAAGTCCTCGCTCGGATAGGTGCCGTTCGCAGCGATCCCGAACTCAAGTTCTGGAAACAGCATCGACGACGCTGCACGAGTCACCTGCGTTGCCTCAGTTGTCTCGACCATATCGAGACAACGACCGCGACGGCAATCGTCACTTGGTCACTTCAGCAACTACTGTGAAGCCGTGGGATTCCTCCGCTGGGATGTAGGAACGACTCCGACGGTTCGGGGCGGCAAGTCCCGAGCGTGATGGGGCCTCGACGGTCGCCAGCGATCTCAGCGATCGCCGGCGGTCCCAGTGGCAGCGTTTCCCACCGCTCGAGGTCAGGTGTCGTACGGATACCGCGCGTGAGCGCCACAGGAACAGGTGATCACGACGTGTCCACGCTGGAGCCTGACCCGTGCGTTTTCGCCGGGGACGAGGTAGGTATCACACTCGTCGCAGGTAAACCGTCGAAACGTTCGGGGGAGGGTGAGTCGATTCCGTTCGGCGATCCGTCGTGCCAGTCGAACGTACTCTCTGGCACGATCCTCGTCCCCGGCTTTCGCCGCCGCTCGAGCGAGGTTCTCGAGCCGGTCGATCCGTTCGGCGGCGACGGTCATGCCAGATCGTTCGGGGACGGCCACCTTGGGGTTACTGGTGTCGCGTCGGGAGCAGAACTCGCGAACACGCGACTGGCTCACCCGACCGTCCGGCAGCGCAATACTGTTAACCGCCTGTGGCGAACGGTCGCCTGTCCAGATGTGCGGATCCCCACGGCCCTCCAATCGCGACTCGAGCGGGGTCGACCGTCGATCGCTTCTCGCGGCGACGGGAGTCGGTCTCTCGGTGGCGACGAGTGGCTGCATCAGGCAGGTTCGGAGCGCGATCAACCGGGACGACCCCGAGCAGCTCTCGCTGACGATCACCACGCGAACCGCTGACGGCGACCGCGAGAGCATCCAGCTCGCACGGGCGGTCAGGACCGCACTCGAGCGCGCGGGAATCGCCGTCGACCTCGACATGCGATCGGAAGAGGAGTTCTTCCGGTCGGTGCTGATCAACCAGGACTTCGACGTGTACGTCGGACAACACCCGGGTGACGTCGATCCGGACGTTCTCTACGAAGCCCTCCACTCCCGGTTCGTCGAAGAGGCCGGCTGGCAGAACCCGTTCGGCCTCTCGAGCCGACCGATCGACGAGCGCCTCGAGGCCCAGCGGTTGGCCCCGGAAGACGAGCGTGAGGCGGAAGTCGAGGCACTGCTCGAGGCGTTCGTCGCCGAACAGCCGTTCGTCCCGATCTGTGCCCGCGAGGAGTTCCGGCTCGTCCGGACGGACCGTTTCGGGGGCTGGAACGCGGGACACCCGGCGACGCGACTCGGATACCTCGGGCTCGAGGTCCACGACGACGCGAGTCAGCTTCGGATCGTCCATACGGACGCGCGCGTGTCGAAAAATCTGAATCCGCTCTCGGCGGAGTACCGGGAGGTGGGCGTCTTCGCCGACCTCTGCTACGATTCGCTCGCGACCGAAACCGGCGACGGCGCAGTCGTGCCGTGGCTGGCCTCGTCGTTCGAGTACGACGACGGTGGCGACGCCGAAGGCGACGAAACCGGGGGACGACTCGAGGTCGAACTCCGCGAGGACTGTTCCTTCCACGACGGGGAATCGGTAACCGTCGACGACGTGGTGTTCACCTACCAGTTCCTGCGAGACACGACGCGCGGAACCGCCGATTACCCGGCCCCGACGCCGCGCTTTCGCGGCCGGGTATCGATCGTCGACGAGGTGACCGTTCTCGACCGTGACGAGGGTCGACTCGCGTTCTCGGTGTCGGCGGACGAACCGGTCGCCGAGCGTGCGCTTCTGGTCCCGATTCTCCCCGAACACGTCTGGGCCGACCGGGACGGACGGCCCGATATCCCGGGCGTCCAGATCGCCGAGGGGACGACCGACGCACTCGTGACCGACGACGTACCGCCGGTCGGCAGCGGCCCCTACCAGTTCGCAGTGCGCAGCGAGCGCGAACACGTCACGTTCGAACGCTACGACGATCACTTCACCACCCGTGAAGACGTCTCGCTGCCCGGACCGACGGCGGCCGAACTGCGCGTCCAGATCGACCCCCGGAGCACGTCCGCGATCGAACTCGTCGAGACCGACGCCGCCGACGTCACGAGCCTTCCCCTCGAGAGCTACGTCGTCGGCGACGTCCTCGAGTCCGAGTCGATCGAGGGCAACGGCGACGTCGAGGTGCTCGAGTCGCCGTCGTGGTCGTTCTACCACCTCGGATTCAACCTCCGGCGGGCACCGTTCGGGAACCCGAACTTCCGGCAGGTCGTCGCCAGGTTGCTCGACCGCGAGACGCTGATCGCGGACGTGTTCGACGGTTACGCCCGGCCGACGGTCGTGCCGGTCACCGAGGAGTGGACCCCCGACTCGCTCGCGTGGGACGATGGACCTCCAGACCCGGTCGGTTCGTTCCTCGGGAGCGACGGCACGGTCGATCCCGGGGCGGCACGTGAGGCGTTCGAGGACGCGGGATTCGGCTACGGTGACGACGGAAGGCTCCGGGTGAGACGCTGATGCTCACGCAAGTCCTGATCCAGATTGCGATCGTCGTGAGCCTCCTCGTCCTCCTCGGGCTCGGACTGATAGTCGGTCGCGAACGACTTCGCCGAACTCGGTTCGAGTGGCGCTCGCGGGTCCGAGCGGTCGCACCCATCGCGGTCGTGCTGGTGGGCGTCCTGTCGTTCAACGACGTCGCTCGAGAGGGTGGTCCGGACGTCTCGTGGCTCATCCAGTGGAACCTCACGTGGACGATCTACGACCTCGAGGGGCAGTTCGTCCTCTGGTTGCAGTCGTTCGAGACGGCGTGGCTGACCGCGTACTTCTCGTGGATCTACATCTACGGCTACGTCTTCTTGCTCGTGTTCCCGGTCGTCGCGTACTTCGCGCTCTCCGAGACGCGGCCGCTGCGAGAGTTACTGGCGGCCTACACCCTGAACTACTCGCTCGGGCTGGTGATCTACGTCTTCATCATCGCCTACGGGCCGCGAAACCTGATGCCGGAACTGGTCGACGCACTGTTGTACGATACGTATCCCCAGTATCAGCACCTCACGAGGCAGGTCAACCGGAACACGAACGTCTTCCCGTCGCTGCACACCTCGCTCGCGGTGACCGTGTCGCTACTCGCCTATCGAACGCGCGAGTTCTACCCGCGCTGGAACTACGTCGCCGGGTTCCTCGGGTTCTCGGTCGCCACGTCGACGATGTATCTCGGCATCCACTGGGCGATCGACGTCGTCGCTGGCGCGATGCTCGCGTACGTGAGCGTTCGGCTGGCCGGTTCGCTCGTCGGTCGCTGGTCGATCTCGGCGTTCCTCGGGGACCGGTTCGGTTCGCTGTCGGTGCGTCGTCCGTTCGGGGCAGGTTTCGGCCGCAGTCACGACGCCGATTCCGGGAACACGTCCGGGACGGAATCCGAGTCACGGTCGGACGTCGAGACCGGCGCACGGTCCGAGTCCAGTACTGAATCCGAAGCCGAGTACAACTAGTACCGTTCCAGGCGTCGACTGCGAGGTCGATCCGACTGACGCCGATCGGTTCGACCTCGCAGTTCAGGCTTGGACCGCAACTAGCGTTACAGTTCCTCGAGCGAGCGGAGCTTCTGTTCGACCGCCGGCGGTGCAGCGCTCGGCCCGTCTCGGACCCGGTGGTCGGGAATGAGGATCGGAGCCGGGTTCTCGTCGAGGGCGGTCCTGACCAGCACCAGGTCGTCTCCATCGTCCGGGTCGAGTTCCGGCGTCATCCGGGCCAGCGCCTCCACGCCGACCTGATCGCCGTAGGGAATCTCCCGGACTGACTCGAGCACAGCCCGCTGGTCCGTCGGAACGGTCAGCGCGACCTGCACGTTCTCGAAGGTGACGGGCTCGAGCCCATCCAGGTACTCGAAGAGTTGCTCGAGGATCGGGTGGTCGGGTTCTGCGTCGTCGTCCGCCTGCTCCGGGAACGAGACGGTCAGGACCCGTCCGCTGGCGACGCCGACCTGTACGTACCGGTCGAGATACGACGATTCGCGCGCGTAGATACCCGCGTCCGTAACCTCGTCCATGCGCGTGGGTTCGTGCCACGGACTTGAATAGCCGCCGGTCCCCGACTGGCGGGCGGCGACCGCGAGGACGCAAGCCTTATGTACACATGAGTACGTCGATGTACAATAATGAACTCCGAGACGGAACTGGCTCCCCCGGTGGCGTCGATTCTCGAGGCCGCCGACGAGCGCTCGAGTCCGGACGGCCGGGTCGACGTCGACGCGCGGCCGTTCGACGAGGCGATCGCGCGGGCGGACGCCGACGGGCGGGTCCCGCTGATCGCCGAAGTGAAGCCGACGAGTCCCACCGCCGACGGAACGCGCGAGGACGATCCCGTCGAACTCGCACAGGCGATGGTCGACGGCGGCGCGGCGGCGATCTCGGTCCTCACGGAACCGACCCACTTCGGTGGCTCGCCCGAGGCGCTGACAGAGATCCGGGAAGCCGTCGACGTCCCCGTCCTTCGGAAAGACTTCCTCTTGCGCGAGGAACACCTCGACCTCGTCGAGGCCGACCTCGTCCTCCTGATCGTCCGATTTGTCGACGACCTCGAGGGGTTGCTCACCGCTGCTCGCGAGCGAGGCTTCCAGCCGCTCGTCGAAGTCCACGACGAGGCCGAACTCGAGACCGCACTCGAGGCCGGTGCTGAACTCGTCGGTGTGAACAATCGGGATCTGGCGAAACTTGAGGTCGACCTCGAAACCTTCGAGTCGGTCGCTCCCAAAGCGAGGCGCATAACGCGCCTCGAGAACGCGAATAGCGAGGGACTCCCCGAGTCCCTCGAACCATGCGAGCGAACCGATGGTTCGCACGCAGACGGCGACGCCGTAAGCAGCGTTCCCAACGACGTGACGCTGGTCGCCGAAAGCGGCGTCTCCTCGCCCGCAGACGTACGACGGATGCGCGCGGCGGGCGCAGACGCCCTGCTCGTCGGCAGCGCGATCATGGACCACGGCGCGGGCGAGACCGACGTCGAGGCGAACACCCGGCGGCTGACCGAGGCGAGCGGCAACTGTGACGGCGACGCGAACGAGATCGAACACACATGACTGCGACACCACACACTGACGGGGGAGACCGATGAGCACGGGTGACCAGACTGACCGACGGGATAGCGAGGCCACCTTCGGCGAGTACGGCGGCCGGTACGTCCCCGAGGCGCTGATGCCGGCGATCCTCGAACTCGAGGACGCCTACGAGCGCTACGTGCTCGAGAACGAGGATGGCTTCATGGACGAGTTCCGCGAGCGGATGCGTGAGTTCGGCGGCCGGCCGACGCCCTTGCAGCGTGCAGACCGACTGAGCGAGCGCTACGACCGGGAGATCTACCTCAAGCGCGAGGACCTCCTGCACGGGGGTGCCCACAAACTGAACAACGCACTCGGGCAGGTCCTCCTCGCGAAGTACATGGGGAAAGAACGTATCATCGCCGAGACCGGTGCCGGCCAGCACGGCACCGCGACCGCGATGGCCGCGGCCCACCTCGAGATGCCCTGTGAGATCTACATGGGCCGGACGGACATCAACCGCCAGCGGCCGAACGTTTACCGCATCCGAATGAACGGGGCCGAGGTCAACTCCGTCACCGCCGGTTCCGGGACGCTGAAAGAGGCCATCAACGAGACGATGCGCGACTGGGCGACGACCGTGGAGACGACCCACTACGTGATCGGCTCCGTGGTCGGCCCGCACCCGTTTCCAAAACTCGTGCGTGACTTCCAGTCGGTCATCGGAAAAGAAGCACGCGAACAGGTTCGCGAGCAGGCCGGCCGACTCCCGGACAGCGTCGTCGCCTGCGCCGGCGGCGGCTCGAACACGATGGGGGCGTTCCACGCGTTCGTCCCGGATACCGACGTCGACCTGTACGCCGTCGAGGCCGGCGGCTCGAGCCTCGAAA is a genomic window of Natrarchaeobaculum aegyptiacum containing:
- a CDS encoding phosphatase PAP2 family protein; protein product: MLTQVLIQIAIVVSLLVLLGLGLIVGRERLRRTRFEWRSRVRAVAPIAVVLVGVLSFNDVAREGGPDVSWLIQWNLTWTIYDLEGQFVLWLQSFETAWLTAYFSWIYIYGYVFLLVFPVVAYFALSETRPLRELLAAYTLNYSLGLVIYVFIIAYGPRNLMPELVDALLYDTYPQYQHLTRQVNRNTNVFPSLHTSLAVTVSLLAYRTREFYPRWNYVAGFLGFSVATSTMYLGIHWAIDVVAGAMLAYVSVRLAGSLVGRWSISAFLGDRFGSLSVRRPFGAGFGRSHDADSGNTSGTESESRSDVETGARSESSTESEAEYN
- a CDS encoding indole-3-glycerol-phosphate synthase; this translates as MNSETELAPPVASILEAADERSSPDGRVDVDARPFDEAIARADADGRVPLIAEVKPTSPTADGTREDDPVELAQAMVDGGAAAISVLTEPTHFGGSPEALTEIREAVDVPVLRKDFLLREEHLDLVEADLVLLIVRFVDDLEGLLTAARERGFQPLVEVHDEAELETALEAGAELVGVNNRDLAKLEVDLETFESVAPKARRITRLENANSEGLPESLEPCERTDGSHADGDAVSSVPNDVTLVAESGVSSPADVRRMRAAGADALLVGSAIMDHGAGETDVEANTRRLTEASGNCDGDANEIEHT
- the trpB gene encoding tryptophan synthase subunit beta: MSTGDQTDRRDSEATFGEYGGRYVPEALMPAILELEDAYERYVLENEDGFMDEFRERMREFGGRPTPLQRADRLSERYDREIYLKREDLLHGGAHKLNNALGQVLLAKYMGKERIIAETGAGQHGTATAMAAAHLEMPCEIYMGRTDINRQRPNVYRIRMNGAEVNSVTAGSGTLKEAINETMRDWATTVETTHYVIGSVVGPHPFPKLVRDFQSVIGKEAREQVREQAGRLPDSVVACAGGGSNTMGAFHAFVPDTDVDLYAVEAGGSSLEIDEAEGLAPNSATLSTGTDGVLHGAMTKLLQQRDGQIVESHSVSAGLDYAGVGPELAHLVDTDRVTPVSVDDETALEGFHRLSRLEGIIPALESSHALGYVEEAHEDLGELVVVNVSGRGDKDLETVLEETEKRDLEAAPDVEVFTSE
- a CDS encoding MGMT family protein yields the protein MDEVTDAGIYARESSYLDRYVQVGVASGRVLTVSFPEQADDDAEPDHPILEQLFEYLDGLEPVTFENVQVALTVPTDQRAVLESVREIPYGDQVGVEALARMTPELDPDDGDDLVLVRTALDENPAPILIPDHRVRDGPSAAPPAVEQKLRSLEEL